In Brachypodium distachyon strain Bd21 chromosome 5, Brachypodium_distachyon_v3.0, whole genome shotgun sequence, the genomic window TCAGCTCTATATCGCTCTGCTCTCCATCCAGAATAATAATACTCAGCAATCGATTTTGCATCAACTGCAACACGCATCATTTTTAATGTCaactctgaatttttttttactgtcaACTGCTGAATTTTTTTGGAGATGAATCGTTTGGATGATGGAAACCAGGGCCAATTTATGAATTATGATGTCCTGCAACTCTTCGGTCCATGGTCTTGAAATTTCAGTGCGACCCCACTTCCCGCTCTGCTTTGAACCCCTGGGGTCTCGATtagcgccgccgcgtcctctATTCATCCCATGGCGGAGTTCACGATCAAGCGGCTGCCCCCTTTCGTGCCATCCCTGCGCCGTCACCATTGACCGGCCACCCAAGCGGATCAACAGTAGACTCAGCTCTTCGCATACGTGCGCGACAATGGGCCTCGTCAGGGGCGCGGCGACATCCGCCGACCCCGCcttctactactccctcctccAGAGCTGCATGAGCTGCTTCCGGCGAGGCAGGTCCGTCCACCACCAGATCATCGCGTCCGCCGCTCCCCCGGACCTGCACATGAGCACCAAGCTCGTCATCTTCTACGCTAAACACGGCGACGTCGCCGCTGCACGCAAGGTGTTCGACGGAATGCCGCACCGGAGCGTCGTGTCCTGGACAGCCATGGTCTCCGGATACTCCAGGAACGGCCAGACGCGGGAGGCGCTGGATCTGTTCACCCTCATGCTGGCATCCGGCGTCAGGCCGAACCAGTTCACCTACGGGAGCGTGGCCAGCGCGTGCGCCGGGGCTGGGTGTGTCAGGAGCGGTGAGCAGGTGCATGCGTGCGTGGCGAAGGGGAGGTTCGTGGGGGATGTCTTCGTGCAGAGTGCTCTCATGGACATGCACCTCAGGTGTGGGTCAGTCGTGGACGCGATGCAGCTGTTTGCGGAGATGGAGAGGAAGGATGTTGTGGCTTGGAATGCCCTGCTCAGGGGGCTTGTCGAGCGGGCGCAGTATGGCGATGCGCTTGGGTTGTTGCCCTCAATGCTGAGAGGAGGTATGTGTTAGCACTGAAATCTCCTACTGTATGTTTCATTTTGCTCTGTACTGCCATGAAATGTGGAGTCCCTTGGCCATGTATATGAACACCTGGAATCCGGATGCCCTTTTGCGGTAATCCTAGCATGTCATGCTACTGCATGCTATTTTTTAGTTTTAGTTAATTTTTCCTTATCTGAATAAATACACTAAATGGATTCACCAAAATTGCTGAACTCATCTGTACGTGGCCTATTGGGAACCAATGACCTTTTGCCACTGTTTTTTGTTATTCTTTAGATTTTTCTATTTAAATTTCTTTTATACTGTTGTTTGTAtacttttttgttgttgtccGTCATTCGCATTTTGTTTTTACAGCAATGCTGCCTGATCATTTCACATTTGGAAGTGCTCTAAAAGCTTGTGGAGCAGTCAGTGTGCTTGCTAACGTGGAGCTAATTCACACTTGCATAATAAAGCTGGGTTACTGGGGAGAAAAGGTTGTTATTGGATCAATTATAGATGCTTATGCAAAATGCCGCGGTCTAAGCAGCGCAAGATTGATATATGACTCCATATGTGAACCGGATCTTGTTTCGTCTACTGCACTGATCAGTGGGTACTCCATGGATAGAAACCACAGTGAAGATGCAATGGAGCTCTTTTGTAAAATTCATCGTAAAGGCTTAAGGATTGATGGTGTTCTGTTAAGCTCATTGCTTGGCCTTTGTGCCAATGTGGCATCGCTCAGATTTGGGACACAAATTCATGCTTATATGTGCAAGAGGCAGCCTATGACTGATGTCGCATTGGACAATGCTGTAGTTGACATGTATGCTAAGGCAGGAGAATTTGCAGATGCCAGGCGTGCTTTTGATGAAATGCCTTACCGAAATGTTGTTTCATGGACTTCACTCATTACTGCCTGTGGGAAAAATGGTTTTGGAGAAGATGCTGTGAGCCTTTTTGATAGAATGGTGGAGGATGGTGTGAAGCCAAATGATGTTACATTCCTTTCCCTTCTGTCTGCATGTGGCCATTCTGGTCTGACGAGTAAAGGGATGGAATATTTCACTTCCATGATGAGCAAATATGGTATTGATCCAAGAGCTGAGCATTACAGTTCTGCTATCGACCTTCTTGCTCGTGGAGGTCAGTTAAAAGATGCATGGAAGCTTGTTCAGAATATAGACATTGAACCTAACTCGTCAATGTTTGGCGCAATGCTTGGAGCTTGTAAAACACATGGAAGCATGCCTCTAGGAGAAACTGCTGCCAAGAATCTTTTCACTATAGCTCCTGAGAGTTCTGTACACTATGCTGTGCTTGCAAACATGTATGCTGAATCTAGTTTATGGGAGGATGCTCAAAGGACAAGAAAATTAATGGCTGAAACATCTGGTGGGAAGGTAGCTGGTTGCAGTGTCATCTGAAAATTATTATAGACCTAAGTTTCTTCTTCAAGAAATTCAGATAATGGTCAACTGTCACTGGTTGATGCAGCAGATAAATCTGGATTATCTTCAGCCTTTGGTCCACACTCCACAGTGAACATACCGGTCCAACATCTAGAGCCTCCACGGATTTGTAAACTATCAAGTTCTGAATCTTTGGCCTTTCAATTAGACAACAAAGCATTTAAGCACTTATATAGAGATCTCATGTTTGTTCAGGGTAAGTATATGTTGTGCTTAATAGTAAAAATGTTGTATAGTTTGTTTATTTTGATTATATCTGTTGGGTTAATTCCCATGTTGATGCATATCTTTCAACTTTGACTGTAAATATTTTGGGTTTGCGATGCCTGTTTGATTCATAAACGTTAGCCAGTATTCTCAATTGTGTTTTGCGTCCATACTCAATAGTATTATTGGATATATCATGATACAGATTTATGGGGTCTTAATACTTTTATTTTATAGT contains:
- the LOC106865423 gene encoding pentatricopeptide repeat-containing protein At3g20730, with product MMSCNSSVHGLEISVRPHFPLCFEPLGSRLAPPRPLFIPWRSSRSSGCPLSCHPCAVTIDRPPKRINSRLSSSHTCATMGLVRGAATSADPAFYYSLLQSCMSCFRRGRSVHHQIIASAAPPDLHMSTKLVIFYAKHGDVAAARKVFDGMPHRSVVSWTAMVSGYSRNGQTREALDLFTLMLASGVRPNQFTYGSVASACAGAGCVRSGEQVHACVAKGRFVGDVFVQSALMDMHLRCGSVVDAMQLFAEMERKDVVAWNALLRGLVERAQYGDALGLLPSMLRGAMLPDHFTFGSALKACGAVSVLANVELIHTCIIKLGYWGEKVVIGSIIDAYAKCRGLSSARLIYDSICEPDLVSSTALISGYSMDRNHSEDAMELFCKIHRKGLRIDGVLLSSLLGLCANVASLRFGTQIHAYMCKRQPMTDVALDNAVVDMYAKAGEFADARRAFDEMPYRNVVSWTSLITACGKNGFGEDAVSLFDRMVEDGVKPNDVTFLSLLSACGHSGLTSKGMEYFTSMMSKYGIDPRAEHYSSAIDLLARGGQLKDAWKLVQNIDIEPNSSMFGAMLGACKTHGSMPLGETAAKNLFTIAPESSVHYAVLANMYAESSLWEDAQRTRKLMAETSGGKVAGCSVI